The Sinomicrobium kalidii genome contains a region encoding:
- the obgE gene encoding GTPase ObgE, whose product MTEGNFVDYVKVHVSSGNGGKGSAHLRREKYVPKGGPDGGDGGRGGHIIVRGNKNLWTLFHFKFKKHFRAGHGEHGSKSRSTGADGEDVYMDVPLGTVVRDTDTGQVLFEIAEDGEEKIVIEGGKGGLGNWHFKSSTNQTPRYAQPGIEGSERKITLEMKVLADVGLVGFPNAGKSTLLSVITAAKPKIADYEFTTLKPNLGIVQHRDFQTFVMADIPGIIEGAAEGKGLGHYFLRHIERNSTLLFLIPADSKDIKKEYDILLDELRRYNPEMLDKDRLIAISKSDMLDEELKAEMQDELKDSFKGGPYMFISSVAQQGLQELKDKLWEMLNKEENT is encoded by the coding sequence ATGACGGAGGGGAATTTTGTAGATTATGTAAAGGTACACGTGTCCTCGGGGAACGGAGGCAAGGGCTCTGCTCACCTGCGACGGGAAAAGTACGTGCCCAAGGGAGGACCCGACGGGGGAGATGGCGGCCGTGGCGGGCATATTATTGTCCGGGGAAATAAAAACCTCTGGACACTTTTTCATTTTAAATTCAAAAAACACTTCCGGGCCGGTCACGGGGAACACGGTAGCAAAAGCCGGAGTACCGGTGCCGACGGAGAGGATGTTTATATGGATGTTCCCCTGGGTACTGTGGTCCGGGATACGGATACGGGCCAAGTTCTGTTCGAGATCGCGGAAGACGGGGAAGAAAAAATTGTGATAGAGGGCGGCAAAGGCGGTTTGGGCAACTGGCATTTCAAATCGTCAACGAATCAAACGCCCCGTTATGCACAACCCGGAATTGAAGGGAGTGAAAGGAAGATCACCCTTGAAATGAAGGTCCTGGCCGATGTGGGGCTTGTGGGCTTTCCCAATGCAGGCAAGTCTACCCTGCTGTCTGTTATTACCGCGGCAAAACCCAAAATAGCCGATTATGAATTTACTACGCTGAAACCCAATCTGGGTATAGTGCAGCACCGCGATTTTCAGACCTTTGTTATGGCGGATATCCCGGGGATTATTGAGGGAGCAGCCGAAGGGAAGGGCCTGGGGCATTATTTTTTAAGGCATATTGAAAGGAACTCCACCTTGCTGTTTCTCATACCTGCCGACAGCAAGGATATTAAAAAGGAATATGATATCCTGCTGGATGAGCTTCGCCGTTATAACCCGGAAATGCTCGACAAGGACCGCCTTATTGCAATTTCCAAATCCGATATGCTGGATGAGGAGCTGAAAGCGGAAATGCAGGATGAACTGAAGGATAGCTTTAAAGGTGGGCCGTATATGTTCATATCTTCCGTAGCGCAACAGGGCTTACAGGAATTAAAGGACAAGCTCTGGGAAATGTTGAATAAGGAAGAGAACACCTGA
- a CDS encoding adenylate kinase, which yields MGIVKLHDKFFKPFISSEEIDGTVERLAKEVYADLEGEVPLFVAILNGAFMLAADFLKKYPGDCEISFVKLASYSGTASTGQVEQLVGLNENPEGRTVVVLEDIVDTGNTLVEIHRIFSGMNVKSLKIATLFYKPEAYKQQLNIDYIGMELPHKFIVGYGLDYDGLGRNLPEIYQLKEKDMINLVLFGKPGAGKGTQAAYLKEKYSLVHISTGEVFRYNIKNETELGKLAKTYIDGGELVPDEVTINMLQAEVEKNEDAHGFIFDGFPRTTAQAEALDELLHGRGMEVNATIALEADDEVLIERLLERGKVSGRSDDQDKEKIRNRFEEYNEKTAPLMNYYKDQGKFYSVDGIGSIEEITTRLSRVIESLEVVSSK from the coding sequence ATGGGAATTGTTAAACTTCACGATAAATTCTTTAAACCTTTTATCTCTTCGGAGGAAATTGACGGGACTGTCGAGCGCCTGGCAAAAGAGGTGTATGCCGACCTGGAAGGCGAAGTCCCCTTGTTTGTGGCCATACTCAACGGTGCCTTCATGCTGGCGGCTGATTTTTTAAAGAAATACCCGGGCGACTGTGAAATATCTTTTGTTAAATTAGCATCATACAGCGGAACGGCATCTACGGGACAGGTAGAGCAACTCGTTGGGCTCAATGAGAATCCGGAGGGAAGGACCGTTGTAGTACTGGAAGATATTGTGGATACGGGGAATACCCTGGTGGAAATACACCGCATTTTTTCGGGCATGAATGTAAAAAGCCTGAAGATCGCAACCCTGTTCTATAAACCCGAAGCATATAAACAGCAGTTGAATATAGATTACATAGGGATGGAACTCCCCCATAAGTTTATCGTAGGCTACGGACTGGACTACGACGGACTGGGAAGAAATCTGCCCGAAATATATCAATTAAAAGAAAAAGACATGATAAATTTAGTGCTCTTTGGAAAACCCGGAGCGGGAAAAGGAACGCAGGCAGCTTATTTAAAGGAAAAATACAGCCTGGTACACATTTCCACAGGAGAAGTGTTCCGGTATAATATTAAAAATGAAACTGAACTGGGCAAACTGGCCAAAACCTATATCGACGGGGGAGAGCTGGTGCCCGATGAGGTGACCATAAACATGCTGCAGGCGGAAGTGGAGAAGAATGAAGATGCTCACGGATTTATTTTTGACGGTTTCCCGAGAACTACTGCCCAGGCGGAAGCCCTCGACGAACTGTTGCACGGCAGAGGTATGGAAGTAAACGCTACCATTGCCCTGGAAGCCGATGACGAAGTGTTGATAGAACGCTTGCTGGAAAGGGGAAAAGTAAGCGGAAGGAGTGATGACCAGGATAAGGAAAAAATACGGAACCGTTTTGAGGAATACAATGAAAAGACGGCGCCCCTGATGAATTATTACAAGGATCAGGGTAAATTTTACAGCGTTGACGGCATTGGTTCCATCGAAGAGATCACCACACGTCTTTCCCGGGTCATCGAAAGCCTGGAAGTGGTGAGCAGTAAATAA
- a CDS encoding (4Fe-4S)-binding protein, whose amino-acid sequence MAKKNEVVASNGLDDYFTQVISNRHVFYVDEPVKAGGKDKEPSPTDYVLGALASCTAITMRMYAQRKEWDVGKIKVHATLSSVMTGDGVRQKIWKEVVFEKELPKAQEDRLIEIGEKCPVSLMLKHNVEMTLEKVDQLDEGITKEYTREGTTVVWKPNRCIHSEKCWRGLYSVFNPKKHPWVNMDGAPVEKIVEQVGKCPSGALSIKDEV is encoded by the coding sequence ATGGCAAAAAAGAATGAAGTGGTGGCCAGTAACGGCCTCGACGATTATTTTACACAGGTGATAAGCAATCGCCATGTGTTTTACGTAGACGAACCCGTTAAGGCGGGAGGAAAAGACAAAGAACCCTCACCAACCGACTATGTCCTCGGGGCCCTGGCCTCGTGTACGGCAATAACCATGCGTATGTATGCCCAGCGCAAGGAGTGGGATGTAGGGAAGATAAAAGTGCACGCAACCCTTTCGTCGGTAATGACCGGTGACGGGGTAAGGCAGAAAATATGGAAAGAGGTGGTCTTTGAAAAAGAACTCCCGAAAGCACAGGAAGACCGCCTGATAGAGATCGGCGAAAAATGCCCCGTAAGCCTCATGCTGAAACACAATGTGGAGATGACGCTCGAAAAAGTGGATCAACTGGATGAAGGCATTACAAAAGAATATACCAGGGAAGGTACCACTGTGGTCTGGAAACCCAACCGGTGTATCCATTCTGAAAAGTGCTGGCGCGGATTGTATTCGGTTTTTAATCCCAAAAAACATCCCTGGGTGAATATGGACGGGGCTCCGGTAGAAAAAATTGTGGAACAGGTGGGAAAATGTCCTTCGGGTGCATTATCCATTAAGGATGAGGTGTAG
- a CDS encoding YdeI/OmpD-associated family protein: MTPSPIIAGNCLLEKFPGKGGWTYAAIPGIKQKKDHYFGMLRVYGKIDEHPLNGKNLMPRGDGTLFLPVNATIRKAIGKGEGDYVYLELYPETPVTEEKTVDFSQNTPLEIPEEIMACFKNEPPEVYQNFRKLGTDRKRQWLQWIYEVRQKDARAERIIKMMDNLQHQHQNDP; this comes from the coding sequence ATGACACCCAGTCCCATAATAGCCGGAAACTGTCTGCTGGAAAAATTCCCGGGAAAAGGCGGGTGGACGTATGCGGCCATTCCCGGGATCAAACAGAAAAAAGATCACTATTTCGGAATGCTCCGGGTATATGGAAAAATAGACGAGCATCCGTTGAACGGAAAAAACCTGATGCCCAGGGGAGACGGTACCCTGTTCCTGCCTGTAAATGCAACCATCCGAAAAGCGATCGGTAAAGGCGAAGGCGATTATGTTTACCTCGAACTCTATCCCGAAACTCCCGTTACTGAAGAAAAAACCGTGGATTTTTCACAGAATACCCCCCTGGAAATCCCTGAAGAGATCATGGCCTGTTTTAAAAATGAACCTCCGGAGGTTTATCAGAACTTCCGGAAACTGGGAACAGACCGGAAGCGTCAATGGCTGCAATGGATATATGAAGTCCGGCAAAAAGATGCCCGCGCAGAACGCATTATTAAAATGATGGACAACCTTCAGCATCAACATCAAAATGACCCGTAA
- a CDS encoding GNAT family N-acetyltransferase yields MTRNLTYIKATPEDHELLTRTAMSSKQYWGYADRLMALWREELTITPDYITRNEVVKVESAEGFIGFYALADKGKDHWEVEHFWLLPGDVRKGYGTRIFEHILKHIKEKNGKSVSLSADPHAKGFYDKMGGTVIQQEPSKIAGRFLDVYEFAVKKRAQPGKNSVSRKNK; encoded by the coding sequence ATGACCCGTAACCTGACTTACATAAAAGCCACACCGGAAGACCATGAACTCCTGACCCGGACCGCCATGAGCTCCAAACAATACTGGGGCTATGCCGACCGACTTATGGCGTTGTGGCGGGAAGAACTTACAATAACCCCGGATTACATTACCCGCAATGAAGTAGTAAAAGTTGAAAGCGCAGAAGGTTTTATCGGTTTTTACGCATTGGCAGACAAGGGAAAGGATCACTGGGAAGTAGAGCACTTCTGGCTATTACCCGGTGATGTCCGGAAAGGATACGGCACACGGATATTCGAGCATATCCTGAAACACATCAAGGAAAAAAACGGCAAATCCGTTTCCCTTTCGGCCGACCCTCATGCCAAAGGGTTTTATGACAAAATGGGAGGTACGGTCATTCAGCAGGAACCGAGTAAAATTGCCGGGCGTTTCCTGGATGTTTATGAGTTCGCGGTAAAAAAAAGGGCCCAACCGGGGAAAAACAGCGTGAGCAGAAAAAATAAATAA
- a CDS encoding uracil-DNA glycosylase family protein, with translation MKPLLKEIRNCKVCAPHLESGPNPVLAAHPKSKIVVIGQAPGSVVHKSGIPWDDKSGDNLRQWMQVSRDTFYNPEDVALIPMGFCYPGKGKSGDLPPRKECAPLWHDALWEQMKEVKLTLLIGTYAQGYYLGEKRKKTLTETVKNFEEYLPRYFVLPHPSPRNNIWRAKNPWFDEQVIPRLRAEIEKGLKN, from the coding sequence ATGAAACCATTACTTAAAGAGATCAGAAACTGCAAGGTGTGCGCCCCCCACCTGGAATCAGGGCCCAACCCGGTGCTGGCCGCACACCCGAAGAGTAAAATAGTGGTTATAGGGCAGGCCCCGGGCAGCGTGGTGCACAAAAGCGGCATTCCCTGGGATGACAAAAGCGGTGACAACCTCAGGCAATGGATGCAGGTAAGCCGGGACACCTTTTACAATCCCGAAGATGTAGCGCTGATCCCCATGGGGTTCTGTTATCCCGGCAAGGGGAAATCCGGCGACCTGCCGCCGCGGAAAGAATGTGCCCCGCTCTGGCATGATGCTTTATGGGAACAGATGAAAGAAGTAAAGCTTACCCTCCTTATCGGCACCTATGCCCAGGGATATTATTTAGGGGAAAAACGCAAAAAGACCTTAACGGAAACTGTCAAAAACTTCGAAGAATACCTTCCCAGGTACTTTGTACTCCCCCACCCTTCCCCGAGAAATAACATATGGAGGGCCAAAAACCCGTGGTTTGATGAGCAGGTGATCCCAAGGCTCCGGGCAGAAATAGAAAAAGGCCTGAAAAACTGA
- a CDS encoding TonB-dependent receptor domain-containing protein, translating to MRHFFTWCALLISYAISAQASAEPTSFAKSGTVTGKVIDQSLQEPIPYASVVARSAKDNEILTGGITREDGTFELKGLPDGQLVFEVQYIGYKTYHREITIPSKSHKVNLGTIALEENVAELEGVDVVAERSTIEQKIDRKVINVGKDLTTTGATASEIMNNLPSVNVDQDGNLSLRGNQNVRVMVDGKLSNVPVAQLLKQIPSTSIKKIELITNPSAKYNPEGMSGIINIVLHKNANIGFNGNINLGLTEAEDAKFNSSIDLNYRNGKFNIYGNYGNNIGKYNNNGRLFRSEENLEQKFSFRNNRKSHIYKVGVDFYLNDKNTISVFTNQNTFDGKNAGGTDIFYHDDEANNLFQSMNDENSNHSQQYNFDYKRDFAKEGHNIELEVDHNRFSDDQTIYNRFRGPSQFPDYTDNTDTEREQTTVNLDYVNPLSEKSKLELGAEARLFETNLDFSSTGMSFDAEGELIPTPSTAFDYGMDIYSAYATFGQNFDKWSYQVGARVENVEVKADTNAVRAFTDKYTQVYPSAYVTYSPGEKNQYQVSFSRRVDRPGIGQVNPIRKWSTPLISEFGNESLEPQFTNSVEANYTRRLDKGSITGGVFYRRIEDEINHALYVDPLDENKLILTYDNFDDNSSYGIEISGNYKPLTWWNFNTSFDLFSQTQKGYVGTEYVEVDNTAYNFRMNNNFTVTKKLTLSVFGFYRGRNKSLQFDAKSMYFVNTGARYAFADGKGTLSLNINDIFNTMRFAFDSERPFVQTGKFTWESNSVYLGLSYRFGSGKNRQVQRKNRDDNTKEGGGIM from the coding sequence ATGAGACACTTTTTCACATGGTGTGCATTGCTCATTTCTTATGCAATAAGCGCACAAGCATCTGCAGAACCCACTTCCTTTGCCAAATCCGGAACCGTCACGGGCAAGGTCATTGACCAAAGCCTTCAGGAACCTATTCCGTATGCATCGGTTGTGGCCAGATCTGCCAAAGACAACGAAATACTGACCGGGGGCATTACCCGGGAAGACGGAACCTTCGAACTCAAGGGCCTGCCGGACGGGCAACTGGTCTTTGAAGTACAGTATATCGGTTACAAAACCTACCACAGGGAGATCACTATCCCTTCAAAGAGCCACAAGGTCAACCTGGGCACCATAGCCCTGGAAGAGAACGTGGCCGAACTGGAAGGCGTGGATGTCGTGGCCGAGCGCTCCACCATAGAACAGAAAATAGACCGCAAGGTCATCAATGTAGGGAAAGACCTTACCACTACGGGCGCAACGGCTTCGGAGATCATGAACAACCTTCCTTCGGTAAACGTGGACCAGGACGGCAACCTTTCCCTCCGCGGGAACCAGAACGTGCGGGTGATGGTAGACGGCAAACTGTCTAACGTACCCGTGGCACAGTTGTTAAAACAAATTCCGTCCACCTCTATCAAAAAGATCGAGCTCATCACCAATCCGTCTGCCAAGTACAACCCGGAAGGGATGAGCGGAATTATCAATATCGTATTGCATAAAAATGCCAATATCGGCTTTAACGGGAATATCAACCTCGGACTTACCGAAGCCGAAGACGCCAAGTTCAATTCGTCTATTGACCTCAACTATCGCAACGGAAAATTCAATATATACGGTAACTACGGCAATAACATCGGCAAGTACAACAACAACGGGAGGCTTTTCCGCAGCGAGGAAAACCTCGAACAGAAGTTCTCTTTCCGCAACAACCGGAAGTCGCACATCTATAAGGTAGGTGTGGATTTTTACCTGAACGATAAGAACACCATTTCCGTCTTCACCAACCAGAACACCTTTGACGGCAAGAATGCCGGCGGAACGGACATTTTCTATCATGATGACGAAGCGAACAATCTTTTCCAGTCCATGAACGATGAAAACTCCAACCACAGCCAGCAATACAATTTCGATTACAAGCGGGATTTTGCCAAAGAAGGGCACAACATAGAACTGGAAGTGGACCACAACCGTTTTTCTGACGATCAGACTATCTATAACCGCTTCAGGGGGCCTTCGCAGTTCCCGGATTATACAGACAATACCGATACCGAAAGGGAGCAGACCACGGTAAACCTCGACTACGTAAACCCTTTGTCTGAAAAATCCAAACTGGAACTGGGTGCGGAAGCCCGGCTCTTTGAAACCAACCTGGATTTCAGTTCCACCGGAATGTCCTTCGATGCCGAAGGCGAACTGATTCCTACCCCCAGCACCGCTTTCGACTATGGCATGGACATCTATTCCGCTTATGCCACCTTCGGACAGAATTTCGACAAATGGTCATACCAGGTGGGCGCCCGTGTTGAAAATGTAGAAGTAAAGGCAGATACCAACGCGGTCCGGGCGTTTACCGACAAATATACCCAGGTATACCCTTCAGCATACGTAACGTATTCGCCGGGAGAAAAGAACCAGTATCAGGTAAGCTTCAGCCGCCGGGTAGACCGTCCGGGTATCGGCCAGGTGAACCCCATACGCAAATGGAGCACTCCGTTGATATCGGAATTCGGTAACGAAAGCCTGGAGCCCCAGTTTACAAATTCCGTAGAGGCCAACTATACCAGGCGACTGGACAAGGGGAGCATCACCGGGGGCGTTTTTTACCGAAGGATAGAAGACGAGATCAACCATGCCCTGTATGTAGACCCCCTGGATGAAAACAAGTTGATACTCACCTATGACAATTTTGACGACAACTCTTCCTACGGTATAGAAATATCCGGGAATTACAAGCCTTTAACATGGTGGAATTTCAACACCAGTTTCGACCTGTTTTCCCAGACCCAAAAGGGGTATGTGGGCACGGAATATGTAGAAGTGGACAATACGGCCTATAATTTCAGGATGAACAACAACTTTACGGTGACCAAAAAGCTGACCCTTTCCGTCTTCGGGTTCTACCGGGGCAGGAACAAATCCCTGCAATTCGACGCCAAGTCCATGTATTTTGTCAATACCGGGGCCCGTTATGCTTTCGCCGACGGCAAAGGAACCCTGAGTCTCAACATCAACGACATCTTCAATACCATGCGGTTTGCTTTTGACAGCGAAAGGCCTTTTGTACAGACCGGGAAATTCACCTGGGAGAGCAATTCCGTATACCTCGGATTGTCTTATCGTTTCGGAAGCGGTAAAAACAGGCAGGTACAACGGAAAAACAGGGACGACAACACCAAGGAAGGTGGCGGCATCATGTAA
- a CDS encoding NUDIX hydrolase: MKHDILNLLKRVQAIADTGLVYAKDDYDIERYEELRDLNMELFRRYTGHREEDIRPMFPPVKEYPTAKVDVRGLVLSPEKEVLLVRESADGKWALPGGWADIGFTASETIVKEFQEETGLNVKPERLLAVMDKKMHPHPPQPFYVYKIVFHCTVLSGELEKSFDVLDVDYFKMDALPELSEDRILKSQIEMLYRKVISGDTVPYFD; the protein is encoded by the coding sequence ATGAAGCACGATATTTTAAACCTGTTAAAACGGGTACAGGCCATTGCAGATACGGGACTTGTATATGCCAAAGACGATTATGATATAGAGCGGTATGAGGAACTCCGCGACCTGAATATGGAGTTGTTTCGACGCTATACCGGGCACAGGGAAGAAGATATCCGGCCGATGTTTCCCCCTGTGAAGGAGTATCCCACGGCTAAAGTTGACGTACGTGGCCTGGTACTTTCACCGGAGAAGGAAGTATTATTGGTGCGGGAAAGTGCGGACGGGAAATGGGCATTGCCCGGTGGTTGGGCCGATATAGGTTTTACGGCATCGGAAACCATTGTAAAGGAATTTCAGGAAGAGACCGGACTGAATGTGAAGCCGGAAAGGTTACTGGCCGTAATGGATAAAAAGATGCATCCGCATCCGCCACAGCCTTTTTATGTGTATAAAATCGTATTTCACTGCACGGTGCTGTCGGGAGAGCTGGAGAAAAGTTTTGATGTACTGGATGTGGATTATTTTAAAATGGATGCACTTCCCGAACTTTCGGAAGACCGCATACTGAAAAGCCAGATAGAAATGCTGTACCGGAAGGTCATTTCCGGGGATACAGTTCCCTATTTTGATTGA
- the pepT gene encoding peptidase T — MQNIIDRFISYVTIDTQSDPESSSTPSTAKQWILANRLVEELKGIGMQDVSVDENGYVMATLPSNVDHEVPVIGFISHMDTSPDFNGTNVKPQIIEKYNGKDIVLNEEENIVLSPRYFEDLLQYKGQTLIVTDGTTLLGADDKAGITEIVTAMEYLIDHPEIKHGKIRIAFTPDEEIGRGAGKFDVEKFGAEWAYTMDGSEVGELEYENFNAAGVKIRIRGKSVHPGYAKGKMINSLLIANKFANMLPPNEIPQRTEGTEGFFHFYSIKGDIENTVLEGIVRDHDFDKFEARKELLQKITNELNFKNGNAITLEINDQYYNMREKIEPVFHIVEIAEQAMKDTGIAPIIKPIRGGTDGSQLSYMGLPCPNIFAGGHNFHGKYEYVPVQSMQKAVEIIVKIAELTSDKYRE; from the coding sequence ATGCAAAACATTATAGACCGCTTTATCAGCTATGTAACCATCGACACCCAGTCCGACCCCGAATCTTCCTCCACCCCGAGTACCGCCAAACAATGGATACTGGCCAACAGGCTTGTGGAGGAACTGAAAGGCATAGGCATGCAGGATGTCTCGGTAGACGAAAACGGCTATGTCATGGCCACCCTGCCAAGTAATGTGGACCATGAGGTCCCGGTTATCGGTTTTATTTCCCACATGGATACTTCGCCCGATTTTAACGGGACCAACGTAAAGCCGCAGATCATCGAAAAGTACAACGGTAAAGACATTGTTTTAAACGAGGAAGAAAACATTGTCCTCTCCCCGCGGTATTTTGAAGACCTCCTGCAATACAAAGGACAAACCCTGATCGTAACGGACGGCACTACCCTGCTCGGAGCAGACGATAAGGCCGGAATTACCGAGATCGTAACCGCGATGGAATACCTGATTGACCATCCGGAAATAAAACACGGCAAAATACGCATAGCCTTTACCCCCGACGAAGAAATAGGACGCGGAGCAGGTAAATTCGACGTGGAAAAATTCGGTGCGGAATGGGCTTACACCATGGACGGCAGCGAGGTAGGCGAACTGGAGTATGAAAATTTCAATGCGGCCGGAGTCAAAATAAGGATACGGGGGAAAAGCGTTCACCCGGGCTATGCCAAGGGAAAAATGATCAATTCCCTGCTCATTGCCAACAAGTTTGCCAACATGCTCCCCCCGAATGAAATACCCCAGCGTACGGAAGGCACGGAAGGGTTCTTTCATTTTTACAGCATTAAGGGCGACATAGAAAATACGGTACTGGAAGGTATTGTACGGGATCACGATTTTGATAAGTTCGAGGCCCGTAAGGAGCTTTTACAGAAAATAACCAACGAACTGAATTTTAAGAACGGTAATGCCATAACACTGGAGATCAACGACCAGTATTACAACATGCGGGAAAAGATAGAACCCGTTTTCCATATCGTGGAAATCGCAGAACAGGCTATGAAAGATACCGGTATTGCCCCCATCATCAAACCCATCCGGGGAGGTACGGACGGTTCACAGCTTTCGTATATGGGACTGCCCTGCCCCAATATTTTTGCCGGGGGACACAATTTTCACGGGAAATACGAATACGTTCCCGTACAAAGCATGCAGAAAGCAGTGGAAATTATTGTGAAGATTGCTGAGCTTACGTCAGATAAATACCGGGAATAG
- a CDS encoding GxxExxY protein, translated as MDYKPLSHQEESIGKAIVNAAFKIHKALGPGLLEKVYEVS; from the coding sequence ATGGATTATAAACCCCTTTCACATCAGGAAGAAAGCATCGGCAAAGCCATAGTCAATGCCGCTTTCAAGATTCATAAGGCACTGGGGCCGGGGCTTTTGGAAAAGGTATATGAGGTCTCATAA
- a CDS encoding GxxExxY protein: protein MRSHKLRKAGFHVRRQVDIPIKYDGIVFDEGLRLDLLINDLVIVELKAVDQLNAVWEAQIISHLKLTELKLGYLVNFNVPLIKQGIKRYRN from the coding sequence ATGAGGTCTCATAAACTTCGAAAGGCCGGGTTTCATGTAAGAAGGCAGGTAGATATTCCAATTAAATATGACGGTATTGTATTTGATGAAGGATTAAGGCTCGATCTCTTGATCAACGACTTGGTCATCGTGGAATTAAAAGCTGTAGATCAATTAAATGCCGTATGGGAAGCGCAGATCATAAGCCATTTAAAATTAACAGAGCTCAAATTGGGGTATCTGGTAAACTTTAATGTCCCTCTCATCAAACAGGGCATCAAAAGATACAGAAACTAA
- the yajC gene encoding preprotein translocase subunit YajC, translating to MESINALAPFLLMFVVIYFFMIRPQIKRQKQEKKFAAELKKGDKVVTKSGMHGKVIDLNDSDNSCIIETLAGKIKFERSAISMEMSTKLNAPAADKNAKPAAKDNKK from the coding sequence ATGGAATCAATTAATGCACTGGCCCCCTTTTTATTGATGTTTGTGGTGATCTATTTCTTTATGATCCGCCCGCAAATAAAACGTCAGAAACAGGAAAAGAAATTTGCTGCCGAACTGAAGAAAGGGGATAAGGTAGTCACCAAGAGTGGTATGCACGGAAAGGTCATAGACCTGAATGACAGCGATAATTCATGTATCATTGAAACCCTGGCGGGGAAGATCAAGTTCGAACGTTCTGCCATTTCCATGGAAATGAGCACGAAGCTAAATGCCCCGGCGGCCGATAAAAATGCCAAACCGGCTGCAAAAGACAACAAAAAATAA
- a CDS encoding DUF1573 domain-containing protein, which translates to MKRVVLTIALVAAVFTSCKNDATKKIKAENVAQAAVRDEAAKKLPVLEFDKKEHDFGTIQRGTAVETVFEFTNTGDAPLVITDASSSCGCTVPEFHKDEPIAPGEKGELVVKYNGSGINQVTKTVTVTTNTEKGSEQVRIKAFVEEPGK; encoded by the coding sequence ATGAAAAGAGTTGTTTTGACCATAGCACTTGTAGCAGCGGTTTTTACTTCCTGTAAAAATGATGCTACCAAAAAAATAAAAGCCGAAAATGTGGCGCAGGCCGCAGTGAGGGACGAGGCTGCCAAAAAATTACCCGTATTGGAGTTCGATAAAAAAGAACACGACTTCGGTACCATACAAAGAGGAACCGCTGTAGAGACGGTGTTTGAATTTACAAATACCGGAGATGCTCCCCTGGTGATCACCGATGCCAGCAGTAGCTGTGGGTGTACAGTACCTGAATTTCACAAGGACGAACCCATTGCCCCGGGAGAAAAGGGAGAGCTAGTGGTAAAATATAACGGCTCCGGTATAAACCAGGTAACCAAAACAGTAACCGTAACGACCAACACGGAAAAAGGAAGCGAACAAGTGAGGATCAAGGCTTTTGTAGAAGAGCCGGGAAAATAA